The DNA segment GGTATTCCAGCGTTTCAACCACATCGCCCGACTTGATCGACCTGCCTACTTCTATCGTAAGCGACTCACGCGTGAACTCATCGAGCACCGTGAGAAACTTCAGACTGCGACCGTCCTCGCTCTGGTCGCTGACGAAATCATACGTCCAGACATGATCCTTGTAGTCGGCTTTTTGCACGCTGCAGCTGTTGTCGCTGTTGCCTTTCGTTTTTCGTCCTTTGCGTCTGTGAGGCACCTGTAATGCTTCCTTTCGCCATATTCGTTGAACTCGTTTGTGATTCACACGCCAGCCATGCTGACGAAGCTTGGCCGTTATAAACCTGTAGCCGTAGCTTTGGTGTTCCTTTGCCAGCTCGATTATCTTGCTGGTCAGTGCCGTGTTCGTTGGCTGCTGCTGAGATTTATACCGCTGGCTCGCTCGCGGCTGACCTATCACCTTGCATGCCCGACGCTCGGATACGGCCAGACTCTTTTGAAGATGCCTGGCCGCCTTGCGTCTCCGGGCCGGGCTCAGTAATTTCCCGAAAGCGCCTCCTTGAGGATGGCGTTGTCCAGTGCCTGGTCGGCAACGAGCTTTTTGAGCTGGGCGTTCTCTTTTTGCAGGGCCTTGAGCTGCTTGACCTGGTCGAGCTTCATGCGGCCGTATTGCTTGCGCCAGTTGTAGTAGGTCGCCTCGCTGATGCCCAGCTCACGGCAGGCCTGCTGGACCGTACCGCCGGAGCCGATTACAGCATCCGCCTGGCGGAGCATCTTGACAATCTGTTCGGGACTGTGATTCTTGCGTTTCATAAGAGCATCCTTTCCATAAAAACTAACAAATTATAACGGATACTCTCTAATCAGCAACGGTACAGTTTTTCGGGGTCAAGCCAGAACTTATCCGCATCTTTATGGGTTTCGATTAGTATCGCAGTTACATCAGCAGCTTTTGCAGTGAGCAGATCGTGCAGATAATCACCCACAAGTATAGTTTCACGGGGGGATGTGCCGAATTCTTTGCACAATGCCAATACCCCGTGCGGATCCGGCTTTGCAGGGCCGTCTTCGCGGGCAATCACAGCATCAAAGTGCAGTCCATGCTTGTCTCGTACCGCGATCGCGTTGGTGCGTTTGTTGCGCGTCAGAATGCCCACTTTAATGCCGCGGTCGCACAGCTCTTCAATCGTTTCTTTGGCACCATTGTTCAGGCAAGATTCCACCGCAGCCTGATCCTCGTGCCGTTCAAGGATGGTTTCAGCCTGCTTGCGGTCATCTGGCGGCATATTTTCCAGGTATTCCAGGATCGGCCCTGCGTCTTCGGCAAGTCCCATTTCCTGTCTGATGAGGTCAAAATCCAGGCAAGGCTGTGTTATTGTCCCGTCGAGGTCAAATATTACGGCTTTTATTGGCATGATTTCGTACCTGTCCGTTTCCAAGAAGCTCCAGTAGGTATTTCATTGCTTTGGTCGTCGATCTATTCTTACGTACGATTATGCCGGTAGGGCGGAAAAAGTTTTCGTTCGTGAATGCTATTGTTGCAAGTTTCTGTTCACGCAGTTCTGTATTTATCGTTGTTTCGGGCAGGATGCTAATACCTGAGTTGATCTCCACGGCTCGCTTGATCGTTTCGATATTGTCGAACTCCATGACGGTTTTAGGCATCACATCATAGCGGTCGAGGATGTTGTCTATGAACTTGCGGCTGGGCAGTCCCTTTTCGAATGCTATGAAGTCCTTGCCCTGCAGTTTATGGATATCTATTACCGGTTCTTTAGCCAGGGGGTTATCCGGACTGCAAACCATAACAAGCGGTTCATCCACGAATGGTACAAGGTTCAGGCTGCGGCTTTCGATCGGGACGGCGACTGCGCCGAGGTCCAGGTCGCCTCGCAGGATGCCGTCATATATCTGCTTGGCGTCCATATAGTCGATCCGCAGGTTGATCTGAGGGAATCTGGCCATGAATCTTTTGACGTACGGCTGGAGCGTGTGCATTCCGATGCTGAATATGGCAGCGAATCGGATGGTGGTGTGACTGCGGGAGAGGTTTTTGAGCTCGCTGACCAGTTTGTCGTACCTGTCGAGGATGTCCTGGCAGGCGTGATAGAAGCATTGTCCTTGTTCAGTAAGTGTGAGCGGCCTTGTCTTGCGGTTGATCAGTTGGCAGTTGTGGTCCATTTCCAGTTGAGCCAATTGTTGCGAAATGGCTGACTGGCTTAATCCGTGTTTTTCCGCAGTGCGCGAAAAGTTCTTTAATTCAACAAGGTCACAAAATATCCTTATTGTGTCAATTTGCATTATAAGAAAGCCTTATTGATAGTATCAACTTGATTTGTTTCCATTTTGTTTGTTGCTCCGCTAATATGTTCTGTTGTTCTGCGGAGGAACAAATTCAGCTATTTTTTTGTCGCGGCACGGCATCTGATGCTTTTCTACTATGCTTTTTACCTTGTTCATGCCGTTTTGTGTAGAAGAAATTTGGAAGTTACCATAAGAAATATTTATTTTTAGGAGCAGCAAATGGCCAGTCAATTTACTGAAAGCATCATGGAAATCACCACTTCTCGCAATCCTGCCGAGAGTGAATTCCATCAGGCGGTACGCGAAGTGGCGGAATCGGTTGAGCCGGTTATAGCCAGACACCCCGAATTGGCCCGCGCGAAGGTCCTTGAGCGGATGATCGAACCTGAACGCCAGGTTATGTTCCGCGTTCCGTGGGTAGACGACAAGGGTAATGTGCAGGTCAACCGCGGCTTCCGCGTTGAGTTCAACAGTGCAATTGGCCCATACAAGGGCGGGCTGCGTTTCCATCCTTCGGTATATCTCGGTATCATCAAGTTCCTCGGGTTCGAACAGATATTCAAGAATGCACTTACAACCACGCCGATCGGCGGCGGTAAGGGCGGAAGTGACTTCGATCCAAAGGGCAAGAGTGATATGGAAGTCATGCGTTTCTGTCAGAGCTTCATGAGCGAACTTTTCCGTCATATTGGTCCTGATACTGACGTGCCGGCAGGTGACATCGGTGTCGGCGGTCGTGAGATCGGTTACATGTTCGGTCAGTACAAGAAGCTTACCAACACCTTCACAGGCGTTCTGACCGGTAAGGGTCTGGACTACGGCGGGTCCCTGGTTCGTACCGAAGCTACTGGTTACGGCCTGATCTACTTTGTTACAGAAATGCTCAAGGCTCGCAATACCGACTGGAACGAGAAGAAAGTTGTTATTTCCGGTTCGGGTAACGTTGCGATCTACGCTACCAAGAAGGCTCACGAGCTCGGTGCAAAGGTTGTCGCACTTTCTGACAGCGGCGGGTACATCGTTGACGAATCCGGTATTAAGCTGGAAACTGTCAGACGTATTAAAGAGGTCGAACGCGGCCGAATCAGCGAATACGTTGATGAGCATCCAAATGCACAGTACACTGAAGGCTGGCAGGGTATCTGGACCGTTCCTTGTGACGTTGCACTTCCTTGTGCTACCCAGAATGAGCTGGATAAGTCTGCTGCTGAGGCGCTGGTCAAGAACAACTGTATTGCTGTCGGTGAAGGTGCAAACATGCCTTCTACGCCTGAAGCAGTCGATATCTTCCTGGACAACAATATTTCGTTCGGTCCTGCAAAGGCAGCTAACGCCGGCGGCGTAGCTACGAGTGCTCTTGAGATGTCTCAGAATGCAGCACGTCTCAACTGGACATTCGAAGAGGTTGACAACCGTCTCAAGATCATCATGAAGTCTATCTACACCCAGTGCGTAGAAGCCAGTGATGAATACAAGATGAACGGCAACCTGGTTGCTGGTGCGAACATTGCCGGCTTCCTGAAGGTAGCGAATGCTATGAACGCTCAGGGCGTTGTATAAAAGCATTTTTCAACTTAGA comes from the Anaerohalosphaera lusitana genome and includes:
- a CDS encoding HAD family hydrolase; the encoded protein is MPIKAVIFDLDGTITQPCLDFDLIRQEMGLAEDAGPILEYLENMPPDDRKQAETILERHEDQAAVESCLNNGAKETIEELCDRGIKVGILTRNKRTNAIAVRDKHGLHFDAVIAREDGPAKPDPHGVLALCKEFGTSPRETILVGDYLHDLLTAKAADVTAILIETHKDADKFWLDPEKLYRC
- a CDS encoding LysR family transcriptional regulator, which encodes MQIDTIRIFCDLVELKNFSRTAEKHGLSQSAISQQLAQLEMDHNCQLINRKTRPLTLTEQGQCFYHACQDILDRYDKLVSELKNLSRSHTTIRFAAIFSIGMHTLQPYVKRFMARFPQINLRIDYMDAKQIYDGILRGDLDLGAVAVPIESRSLNLVPFVDEPLVMVCSPDNPLAKEPVIDIHKLQGKDFIAFEKGLPSRKFIDNILDRYDVMPKTVMEFDNIETIKRAVEINSGISILPETTINTELREQKLATIAFTNENFFRPTGIIVRKNRSTTKAMKYLLELLGNGQVRNHANKSRNI
- the gdhA gene encoding NADP-specific glutamate dehydrogenase codes for the protein MASQFTESIMEITTSRNPAESEFHQAVREVAESVEPVIARHPELARAKVLERMIEPERQVMFRVPWVDDKGNVQVNRGFRVEFNSAIGPYKGGLRFHPSVYLGIIKFLGFEQIFKNALTTTPIGGGKGGSDFDPKGKSDMEVMRFCQSFMSELFRHIGPDTDVPAGDIGVGGREIGYMFGQYKKLTNTFTGVLTGKGLDYGGSLVRTEATGYGLIYFVTEMLKARNTDWNEKKVVISGSGNVAIYATKKAHELGAKVVALSDSGGYIVDESGIKLETVRRIKEVERGRISEYVDEHPNAQYTEGWQGIWTVPCDVALPCATQNELDKSAAEALVKNNCIAVGEGANMPSTPEAVDIFLDNNISFGPAKAANAGGVATSALEMSQNAARLNWTFEEVDNRLKIIMKSIYTQCVEASDEYKMNGNLVAGANIAGFLKVANAMNAQGVV